In Bacteroidales bacterium, a single genomic region encodes these proteins:
- a CDS encoding TolC family protein codes for MRTIQILLALLMIGNTVMAQNSRGKITLEQCLDFAINNSYAAHRANLNVSEASYQINEARSNVLPQINASGSFDHSLVLPTTMLPGELIGESGTQIPVQMGSKNELDFGVSVEQVIFSPTLFTGIKIARNNQELQRLRVTMTKEEIIFNVSNAYYDILNSMQELDNINYMTSMQDSLYLLMEKRVEENVTREVDLNRIKVNLTNLQARGKNMRNIISQQKRYLQILIGIPIEDAFEVDDSEVKSMDISEFQNYPLQQSRIEIDVLNKQRERLELEIRSHKMEYLPTLSAIATAGYQFQSNKLNLAREPWYNSAIVGVRLTIPIFDGLGKRSRVKQKQVQLQGLDWDIQETRQTLSANYLNAKNQLEIIYELIQVQFENLKLAEKVYSQTIALYTEGLASITDLLETETSLHEVKIACTTELIRYKKTEIDLLKASGTLEYLLSSSKK; via the coding sequence ATGAGAACGATTCAGATTTTGCTTGCCTTATTGATGATAGGCAATACTGTCATGGCGCAAAATTCAAGAGGGAAGATTACTCTTGAACAATGTCTTGACTTCGCTATCAATAACAGTTATGCGGCACATAGGGCAAATCTCAATGTCAGTGAGGCAAGTTATCAGATAAACGAAGCCCGGTCGAATGTGTTGCCGCAGATAAACGCTTCGGGCAGTTTCGACCATAGCTTGGTTTTACCTACAACGATGTTACCCGGCGAACTCATTGGCGAGAGCGGAACGCAAATCCCGGTTCAGATGGGTTCAAAGAACGAGCTGGATTTTGGTGTTAGTGTTGAGCAAGTCATTTTTTCACCCACTTTATTCACAGGAATAAAAATAGCTCGGAACAACCAAGAACTTCAAAGGCTTCGTGTTACAATGACAAAAGAGGAAATAATTTTTAATGTAAGCAACGCTTACTATGACATCCTTAATAGTATGCAGGAATTGGATAATATAAACTATATGACCTCTATGCAGGATTCACTTTACCTGTTAATGGAAAAACGAGTAGAAGAAAATGTAACACGGGAAGTTGATTTGAACCGTATCAAAGTAAATCTAACCAATTTGCAGGCACGGGGTAAAAATATGAGAAATATTATATCACAGCAAAAACGTTACTTACAAATTCTAATCGGTATTCCTATTGAAGATGCTTTTGAAGTGGATGATTCAGAGGTAAAAAGCATGGATATATCCGAATTTCAGAACTATCCTCTGCAACAAAGCAGGATAGAGATTGACGTGCTGAATAAGCAAAGAGAAAGATTGGAACTCGAAATCCGCAGTCATAAAATGGAGTACCTGCCAACGTTATCGGCTATTGCCACAGCCGGGTATCAGTTTCAATCAAACAAACTGAACCTTGCAAGAGAACCGTGGTACAATTCCGCCATTGTGGGCGTTCGTTTAACCATTCCAATTTTCGACGGTTTAGGTAAACGAAGCCGGGTAAAACAGAAACAAGTACAACTGCAAGGGTTGGATTGGGACATTCAAGAAACCCGACAGACTTTATCTGCTAATTATTTGAATGCGAAAAATCAACTGGAGATAATCTATGAGTTGATACAAGTGCAATTTGAAAACCTGAAACTGGCAGAGAAAGTATATAGTCAGACAATAGCTTTGTACACTGAAGGTTTGGCGAGCATAACAGACCTTCTTGAAACGGAAACCTCTTTGCATGAAGTGAAAATTGCCTGTACCACAGAGCTTATCCGCTATAAAAAGACAGAAATAGATTTATTGAAAGCAAGCGGGACACTTGAATACTTATTAAGCAGTAGTAAAAAATGA